A genomic window from Candidatus Omnitrophota bacterium includes:
- a CDS encoding ElyC/SanA/YdcF family protein: protein MIKNENIICISSIDWDFIWQGHQEIMLTLAKNGNKVFFIENTGVRMPGVRDISRIKKRLKNWFRGVKGVRKESANLYILSPLVVPFPYFRPARWINRIMILSVLKKWMKALNFTNPIIWVFLPTALTLDLVKQIDSKLLIYYCLDNLKLVSSTAKKVEQYEKKIIKMSDVVFVTADKLYEYCAQFNDKVYKFPFTVNIDKFDRSKIDTTYVPEDMRDIKRPIIGFSGGVRKWVDTELIKFLADSHPGYSFVFVGPLQMDVGELARLKNVHFLGQKNHDELPNYVNNFDVAVIPYLVNDFTECIYPAKLNEYLALGKSVVSTDLPELRSLGKRDGGVIYIAANKEEFSSCLGKALKEQDDSVVGKRVSYARENSWENQIEQMSSIIEKAIEKNMLQNEANWKERLLIFYHTAGRRLVRFAAALAVIYLLVFCTPLIWFLAEPLKISDTPRKADAIVVFAGGVGESGKVGQGYLERTEYAVELYKAGFAKNIIFSSGYMYIFKEPVMMKTLAVSLGVPEGSIILEDKAMSTYQHVRFSEEMLKSKGWNKILLVSSPYHMRRVSLVFEKTGKGIEVAYTPVKKSSFYKHKTSNIYAGWNLKQISLGQIEGIFREYLAIAYYWWKGYI, encoded by the coding sequence ATGATCAAAAACGAAAATATTATCTGCATATCCAGCATAGACTGGGATTTCATCTGGCAGGGGCATCAAGAGATAATGCTGACTTTGGCCAAGAACGGCAATAAGGTGTTTTTCATAGAGAACACCGGGGTGCGGATGCCGGGAGTAAGGGACATCTCGCGCATTAAAAAGAGGCTCAAGAACTGGTTCAGGGGAGTAAAAGGAGTGAGAAAGGAATCCGCGAATCTTTACATCCTTTCGCCGCTGGTCGTGCCTTTCCCGTATTTCAGGCCTGCCCGATGGATCAACAGGATAATGATCTTATCCGTCCTTAAAAAATGGATGAAGGCGCTAAATTTCACAAACCCCATAATCTGGGTTTTTCTGCCCACCGCCCTTACCCTCGATTTAGTAAAACAGATCGATAGTAAATTATTGATATACTATTGCCTCGATAACCTTAAGTTGGTCTCGTCTACGGCAAAAAAAGTTGAACAGTACGAGAAGAAGATAATTAAAATGAGCGACGTCGTATTCGTGACCGCAGACAAGCTCTATGAATATTGCGCTCAGTTTAACGATAAAGTTTACAAGTTCCCGTTCACCGTAAATATCGATAAATTCGATAGAAGTAAAATAGATACAACTTATGTGCCTGAAGATATGAGGGATATTAAACGGCCGATAATCGGTTTTTCGGGCGGGGTGAGGAAATGGGTAGATACGGAATTGATAAAATTCCTGGCTGATTCACATCCCGGGTATTCTTTTGTTTTTGTAGGGCCTTTGCAGATGGACGTGGGAGAGCTTGCGCGGCTCAAGAATGTCCATTTTTTGGGGCAGAAAAACCACGATGAGTTACCGAATTACGTGAATAATTTTGACGTCGCGGTCATCCCGTATCTCGTGAACGATTTTACGGAATGTATTTACCCGGCAAAGTTGAACGAATACCTGGCCCTCGGGAAAAGCGTTGTTTCCACCGACCTCCCCGAGCTGAGGTCTCTGGGGAAAAGAGACGGCGGGGTGATCTACATAGCGGCCAATAAAGAGGAGTTCAGCTCCTGCCTTGGTAAGGCCTTGAAGGAACAAGATGATAGCGTCGTAGGAAAAAGGGTTTCCTATGCCCGCGAAAACAGCTGGGAGAACCAGATAGAGCAGATGAGCTCCATAATAGAGAAAGCCATCGAGAAAAATATGCTTCAAAACGAAGCCAACTGGAAAGAGAGATTACTTATTTTTTATCATACGGCCGGAAGGCGCTTAGTGCGTTTTGCGGCGGCTTTAGCGGTCATTTATCTTTTGGTTTTTTGCACTCCTTTGATCTGGTTCCTGGCGGAGCCGCTCAAGATATCCGACACTCCCCGTAAGGCGGATGCGATAGTGGTATTTGCCGGAGGCGTAGGCGAATCCGGCAAAGTAGGACAGGGCTACCTGGAAAGGACCGAATACGCGGTAGAACTTTATAAGGCGGGATTCGCAAAAAATATCATTTTTTCGTCGGGATACATGTATATATTTAAAGAGCCGGTCATGATGAAAACCCTCGCCGTGTCGCTGGGAGTGCCGGAGGGATCGATCATCCTTGAAGACAAGGCGATGAGCACTTATCAACATGTCAGATTTTCAGAAGAGATGCTGAAAAGTAAAGGATGGAATAAGATCCTATTGGTGAGCTCCCCATATCATATGCGCCGTGTCTCATTGGTATTTGAAAAGACCGGCAAAGGGATAGAAGTGGCTTATACTCCGGTGAAGAAGAGCTCGTTTTATAAGCACAAAACCAGCAATATTTATGCCGGATGGAACTTGAAACAGATAAGCCTCGGGCAGATAGAAGGCATATTCCGCGAGTATCTGGCCATCGCTTATTATTGGTGGAAGGGCTATATTTAA
- a CDS encoding DUF4330 domain-containing protein: MKFIDEKGKIFGRINLIDFLVILFLLGLTPVFYLGNKALTHKWVVKDYKKISIKIKCASVMPELAGFFREGDLVKDNDGNTIGVLKKIISNVPSEIITINQFNLRNNDYFLVPNPSGRDVVCLFDVNCTEERGVIFFNNYAVKIGNSVVLNTDSYNFQGVIIDFDRTALAEKKGDK; encoded by the coding sequence ATGAAGTTTATCGATGAGAAAGGGAAAATATTCGGCAGGATCAACCTAATTGATTTTCTGGTGATCCTGTTCTTGCTGGGCCTTACGCCGGTCTTTTATTTAGGGAATAAGGCATTGACGCATAAATGGGTGGTTAAGGATTACAAGAAAATCTCGATAAAGATCAAATGCGCCAGCGTCATGCCCGAATTAGCGGGTTTTTTCCGCGAAGGGGACTTAGTCAAGGATAACGACGGCAATACGATAGGGGTCTTAAAGAAGATCATCAGCAACGTACCTTCGGAGATCATCACTATAAACCAGTTCAACCTGAGGAACAACGATTATTTTTTGGTCCCGAACCCGAGCGGCAGGGATGTCGTGTGCTTATTTGACGTAAATTGCACGGAAGAGAGAGGGGTTATATTTTTTAACAATTACGCCGTGAAGATAGGGAATAGCGTTGTATTAAATACTGATAGTTATAATTTCCAGGGCGTGATAATAGATTTTGACCGTACGGCCTTAGCGGAGAAAAAAGGGGATAAATGA
- a CDS encoding class I SAM-dependent methyltransferase — protein MDKSGITGKTYGFLWTRPDVLKPVEKWHFDRMQDVIDEPIVRGEIGIDVGSGCGFDSFIMARDNPSVRIVSMDISDGVFTEKKITAGLNNIEIVKGSALEIPLNGGIFDFAYSFGVLHHTPEPRKGLAEIARILKKGAPIFLYLYEDHSENFFKYMAIKLIDLLRMLTTRVPKRVLYLLCYAFSPVIYLFFTVPSKILGMFKATEKIAENVPFNFGKGPFSLRGDLYDRFGAPIEHRFGRSELTGLLEEAGFTRTKISRMKDTAGWVCWGHKRK, from the coding sequence ATGGATAAGTCCGGAATAACGGGGAAGACTTACGGGTTTCTATGGACAAGGCCGGATGTCTTAAAGCCGGTAGAAAAATGGCATTTCGACAGGATGCAGGATGTAATAGATGAGCCGATAGTAAGGGGGGAGATCGGCATAGATGTGGGCTCAGGCTGCGGTTTTGACAGTTTTATCATGGCAAGGGACAACCCCTCTGTCCGGATAGTCAGCATGGATATTTCGGACGGGGTATTTACGGAAAAAAAGATCACAGCCGGGCTTAATAATATTGAGATTGTCAAGGGTTCCGCTTTGGAGATCCCTTTAAACGGCGGGATATTCGATTTCGCCTATTCATTCGGCGTTTTGCACCATACCCCGGAACCTAGAAAAGGCTTAGCCGAGATCGCGCGGATTTTAAAGAAAGGCGCGCCTATTTTCCTGTATCTCTATGAAGACCATTCCGAGAACTTTTTTAAATATATGGCCATCAAATTGATCGATCTTCTAAGGATGCTCACGACAAGGGTCCCCAAGAGGGTCCTTTATTTATTGTGTTATGCGTTTTCGCCGGTCATTTATTTATTTTTTACCGTCCCTTCAAAAATATTGGGAATGTTTAAAGCAACGGAAAAGATAGCCGAGAATGTCCCTTTTAATTTTGGAAAGGGGCCATTCTCGTTGAGGGGCGACCTTTACGATAGATTCGGCGCGCCCATCGAGCATAGGTTCGGCAGGTCTGAATTAACGGGTCTTTTGGAAGAAGCCGGGTTTACAAGGACAAAAATTTCGAGGATGAAGGATACGGCCGGTTGGGTCTGCTGGGGGCATAAGAGAAAATGA
- a CDS encoding radical SAM protein, translated as MKDKKQFRVLFASLFNDEALNIRLLHSIVYHKGYDARMVFIKKFPIRNQRGQEYLKKSFLHEPNELTDAELQIFADFVVDYKPDVIAFSLVSSNFELYKKIYSKIRGLGDFTIIIGGWQASLNPEHTIQYCDALCIGEGDEAISEVVDNLFNGRPIDHLQNLWVNKGGATVKNGVRPLVKDLNSNPVPVFDDETVYSVEDGSLIPGEPFVNNVRYGIMASRGCPYKCTYCSNEYMANKVYHRDWSRTRHRSVSHVLSELSEIRARFPKIERIDFLDEVFIPDKAWLEEFCGKYPKEIALPFYCFFYPGTCSRETAKALKGAMLNGVWLGVQSGSERIRRDIFKRFYPNEKVLKQAEVFKEYGINVKYDFIFDNPFETFEDSLESIKLILELPQPFYLNLFSLKYFPKTEITSMALERGFITEADTDDFYKPPEGVQYYKVNIDGRDNDVSFINRLAMYISFLALEEKVNKKDINEMVDRYYDSRDLGPVTKLLNPYLTA; from the coding sequence CATAAGGAACCAGAGAGGACAAGAGTACCTGAAAAAGTCGTTTTTACACGAACCGAATGAATTGACAGATGCAGAATTACAGATCTTTGCGGATTTCGTCGTAGATTATAAACCCGATGTAATAGCATTCAGCCTGGTATCATCGAACTTCGAGCTTTATAAGAAAATATATAGCAAGATCCGCGGCCTAGGCGATTTTACCATTATAATAGGGGGCTGGCAGGCATCCCTCAACCCCGAGCATACCATACAATATTGCGATGCGTTATGTATCGGCGAGGGAGACGAAGCCATATCCGAGGTCGTTGACAACTTGTTCAACGGCCGGCCGATCGACCATTTGCAGAATTTATGGGTCAATAAAGGCGGGGCTACGGTCAAAAATGGCGTGCGGCCTCTGGTTAAGGACCTAAACAGCAATCCCGTGCCGGTTTTTGATGATGAGACCGTATATTCCGTCGAAGACGGCAGTTTGATCCCGGGAGAGCCTTTTGTGAATAATGTCCGGTACGGCATCATGGCCAGCAGGGGTTGCCCCTATAAATGCACATATTGCTCCAATGAATACATGGCAAACAAGGTTTATCACCGGGACTGGTCTAGGACCAGGCACAGGAGCGTCAGCCACGTGCTGTCGGAACTGTCCGAGATCAGGGCGAGATTCCCGAAAATAGAAAGGATAGATTTCCTGGATGAAGTTTTTATCCCGGACAAGGCATGGTTGGAGGAATTTTGCGGCAAGTATCCGAAAGAGATCGCCCTGCCTTTTTACTGTTTTTTCTATCCCGGGACATGCTCAAGGGAGACGGCAAAAGCGCTGAAGGGAGCCATGTTGAACGGGGTATGGCTCGGCGTACAATCGGGCTCCGAGAGGATAAGGAGGGATATCTTCAAAAGGTTTTACCCAAATGAAAAAGTCCTGAAACAGGCGGAAGTATTCAAGGAATACGGCATAAATGTGAAATACGACTTCATTTTCGATAACCCGTTCGAAACATTCGAAGACTCGCTTGAAAGCATCAAACTTATCCTGGAGCTGCCCCAGCCGTTCTACCTTAACCTGTTTTCTTTAAAATATTTTCCAAAGACCGAAATAACCAGTATGGCCCTGGAGCGCGGGTTCATCACAGAAGCCGATACAGATGATTTTTATAAACCGCCTGAAGGCGTGCAATATTATAAAGTAAATATCGACGGGAGGGACAACGACGTTTCTTTTATCAACCGTTTGGCAATGTATATCTCTTTCCTGGCCCTGGAAGAGAAAGTAAACAAGAAAGATATAAACGAAATGGTAGACCGGTATTATGATAGCAGGGATCTGGGTCCTGTGACAAAATTACTGAATCCCTACCTTACCGCCTAA